CTGACTCGCCACCAACTCATTCAGATAAGAAACACTGAAGAGAGGTGGATTATTCATGGCGTGCCATGTAATCAAACTACTATTGTCGGATGGAGTGATGGCACACATGATGAAGGGAATAACAACCGACAGGAGAGGTGGGAGAGAGGTGGGCTTCCACTTTCTTTCCAACTTTGGGGCTCTGCTGGTGCCTTGCTTCCCACTTAAACTAAAGGTCGAGCGAGGCACATGAGGTCGGCAAATCTCGATTGGGACAAGTTTTTATTTTAGTCGAAAGAAGAAGACCCATTATTAAGAGGCACCGGCCGAGGTAAGAGCTTCTAAGCTAGGTTTATCTGGTGCATAGATACCCAGGCCTGCAGAGATGCTTGAGTAGTATATTGATAAACCGAAGTTAAGTTCGACTGGTTCATCGCAGCTTGTTTCAGAAAACACAAAAAACAAAGACTGAACGATCGATGCACCTTGCGTTTAAATTTAATAGAACAATCCTGGGATTTGGAATTCGCGTCTAATGAAAACAATGACAAAGAATCTAGTTATCATGCAAAGAGAATAATGAATAACTTGGGGCAGGAAAATGTAATTTGATTCTTAGTAAATTGCAGCAGGGGAACAAGATGTGAGAATAGTTAGATTCCACCTGAAACAGTCGCGACAAAAACCTTCACATCTTACAGTTCGACGTGGAAATTTCAACAGACGGAAAATTTAGGCACCCTATAAAGAACATAAACAGCTGATAAGAGAATCTTCGCACCAGATAAACTGACAAAATGCAAATAAGATGTCGACGACGAGATATACCTGCATATAAATGTCTCGCTatctttgaaattaaattttttaccaCTCTTCCGTAATCCTGCTGCAAAACAATAAACAAGGTAGAAAAAGAATTGGACTTTTATCTAGAAACTGTAAACAAGATATGATAAGAGTATCAAATTGTAAGCATGCAGTGCCAAAAAAATGGAAGCAAAGCAGCTGAGCTAAACAAATTTAAtccaaaagaattttttaaactaaAAGAACAGCAGAGCATTTAcatagaattattattattattatgtttttGCCCAGTATGTCACCAGAAACATGCAGCATACAGGTTGGCCATCACAACACCATCACGTAACAGAGCTTTAAACAAGCATGAAAGTTATATACAGAGGTGGCAGAGCCACATGGCACACCTCGAGCACAACCTTTGACCACCTCTTTTGTGGCAACCACATTGTCCTTATTGTAAGAAAAACCCCTTCGCTATATTCTACACCTACAAAGAAAAGGGCTAACGAACAACTGGACCTCAAACAACCTCTTGACTCTGAAAACCTGCCTTCTACTCAAAACTGGCAAGAAGTGCCCAACCTCTGCTTTTGTCTCAGGCCAGTAGAACCACTTTTCCGGCTATGGAATGCATCTTGAAGCAACTCCTGGAATTTCTCAAGAAATGCAGACCACTCCTCCTCCCCCATGTCAGCAAGTTTCACAAAGCTGACACTCGTGGGCATTGGTTCATTTGCACTCCTACTATTACCGACCTGAAGCTTACTGGCACCTCCACCATTATGAAATCTAGTAGCCGCACAGCTAGCTCTTGGACAATGTTGGTTCTTTCTGGTGAGGCTTATGCCCTTCAGAGAAGCAGTCAGACTTGGAACATGTTGAGACCATTCACAACTAGGGGGGTAGAAACAATGTTCCTCCACCTCACTGTCTCCATTCACCTCATCTTCCAGCTCCTCCTCAAAGCTCTCGTCTAAACGTGAAAgtggatttttagatatttttcctttTGATCCAAAATAATAAGATGATGGTGATTTCACAGTCAGTGCATCATCTTCCTCACATTCTATATCGAATTGAATTGCATCATCATCATGTGGGTTAATAACTGGAGAAAAAACAGATCTTTCTGCTATCAACCGTCTCACCTTAATACACACAACTTCCAGTTCACTTGGCTCTTCTTCCATTCCCTTGAACTCCCTGCTCATCATCTCACCAATATCTGCCAGGCAAAGCCCCCAAACAGCTGCTTCCTTAAGAAAAATAGTCGACAAAATCAAAACTCTAAGACAGGCTTCGCGAATCATAGGTAACTCCATCCGAAGCATCTCAGAATCTTTCACGGGATCAAGGTTAGCAATATACTTGAGCTCATCCTCAGAGAAAGGGATTGATGCCTGTGGCCAGTGGATCCACTCAAAATAAGGATCCTCCAAACTTTCTGGCAAACATAGACCATGATCAATCGGAATGAGTTGTGTCTGAACCCCAAATCCTCCTGTAGTTTCATGACATTTCTTCACCAAAAGATTTCCGGCATGCCTGTCAGTATTGAAAATTCTAATATCAAGTATACCTATCCTGTGTACAGCAGCAACTGAGAAGCTGGAGGTTCCATGGTCACTTGCATCAAAGTCATGCGGAATGAACTGCTGAAAAGATGCTATCTTGCTTACAACACTACGCTTCCTATCAATAGTACCTTTACCACTGGTGCCGTAGTTCATAGCTTCATTCACATTGAAAACTGAATGAGTAATTTTGACAAGGACAGTCGGAGGAACATTGGCAAAATGATCGTAATCAAGAAGATATGCAGCAACTTCTCTGAATCCAGTCTCACCAACCCGCACTGATCTCTTCAATCCCGGTTGCCCAAGTGCCTTGCCAGTAAAGCCTTTAGGGTTATTTGGTGCAAATGGTTCTTCATCAGTAGGCTTTACAATAGCAACGCTCTCACCTTTAATATTCCTAAAATAATAAGCACCACCAAGACCACTATGAACAGGAATTGGATCAATGCCAATTTTAATAGCCTTCACGACATCCTTAACCAGCTCCTTTGTTTGACAGCAGCGGCTTGAGCAcactaaaatttcaattggaCCACTTCGATCTCTTTGTTGGATGTCCTTTCCAGTTGGGGAGAGACATGGAGTGGAAGAGCTTCTGTGCAGTGCATTCCTTGTAAGAAGTAAAGGAGAATCATTCCGGACAGCACTAAGGTCATTTTTCAGCACAAGATCACCAACCGTAAGAGAGCTCTCTTCAGTAGGCACATTGAGAGCAATTTGTAATCTTCTTTTTACAGTGTGGACATTATCTCCACGATCTAGTTCAATCCCCAACACACAGCCAGTTTCTGTTTGGACAAACACCCGTCTCCGCCCACTTGGCTTTCCTTCACTTTGATTGCTACCATTGTAATCGCTGCTGATGGAACGGTTGAAAATGGAAACAGCCATCTGGGTCTCACTGGGACTCTCCAAGTTAGGGGAGATGGAATCGAGAGGATCTGCTGTTGTTAAACACAGAGGATGTGACAAggaaaatttctttctttctcctcttctcccttGGGCACACGCCACACACAAAGATTGACGGGGTAGTAGAAAGAAGATATGACTCAGGTTCGTTCATTAAGAGGGAAGGTTGCAGCCGACCAAGAAACCTTTACATTTAGCACTGGATAACAATAGAGGACTAGATAGAACAACAGGCACTAGGTTGGAAAGGTCATAGCATTGGACATTAGGCTAACAGAATCTGCCAAACGTAATATTAGGGTTATAACAAAATAGAATGAACTATAGCAGTTTAACATCGATGATATTAAGAGTTCGAGCAAATGGCAAACTATATTACAAATATAAATAACGCGAGGTTAAAGAAAGCACAGTAAGGATCAAGAGCCATACTGCTTGGAGATCGATTACAAAATGTTCAAACAAAAACTAGATAAGAAATTGGCGTCATCAAAACCACAAGAAGAACAGTTGTTGACTATGAGTCTACGAGAGTGAAGAAAGGGGAGGGAAAACGAGGCGTTTATTTGAAGATCAAGTTGGAATATCAGACAGGCAGAAGTTCAAGTTGCTTGTTCAAACAGCGGATAAAAATTTGTATTCTGATCTCCAAATGATGAGCCATCTAGAACAAATCAAATAACTAATCGCCCACCCACGACGAAGTGACTGAAAGATCAGCATCAAGGTTAAGCCTATCCACTAAATTATAAAAGCAGAGAAAACGTTACAGCTACTGACTCCGAGGGATCATCAAACCTCAACGAAAGTAGAAAGATTCTTTTCCATTTTAACGCCAAAGAAAAAAAacgaaaataaaattatcaacccagcaaaaaaattaataataataaggaAGCGCTCTCTCTATTCATCTGTACTAACTCCCCCATTGCGTTGAGGGGGCAGATCCAAAACTTCCATCTGGTAAAATGCCCAAAAATTTCAGATAAAAGCACAACAATCTAGGCAAAACCCCTCTCTAGCCAAATGAAATCACGCCTCAAACATTCTAACCCGACATCAAGCCAACCCCTTCGTGTCCCCACAGTTCCACCAAAAAAACGCCAAAACTCGCACAGATCAGGCGAAGCACGCTAGATCAGGAACGATTATCAACTTGATCTCAAGAAGAAAAGGTCTAAAGGCCTGGTAAAGAGGCGCGCGGCGATCGGCAGAGAGGAAACAACTCACCGGTGGCGGAGGTCTCGCCGCAAAGCTCGGTCGGCCTACATCGCCATGCCGACCGACGGCGTCTCCATGAGCTAACCAGACGGAAGCGTATCGCGCCTTCCTCCTCCTCCCGCTCCCTCGAGCTCCACTTGCTCCTCCTCCGGTGTTCGAATCTTCTTCGGCCCTTTATTTAAAGGTTAAAAAAATGAGCCCTCGAGTTAAGGCATTGATTAGAGATTAATTGAGGATTAATGGTGCCTTCCGTTACGAGCCTCGTACGCGGGTTAGAAGAAGACTCTAGAAACGGGCGTAAGACGCGGCAAGGCCATCCGATTGGCTGCCAGAGTAATCGGACGTTAGAGATTCGTCCACGTGAGCCGAATAGATCGGATCGCATTTGGTCTGATCACGGGCGTCGCCACCTTGTACCAGAGGTTACCAAACCGGGCCGCCGCGATCCGATATGGCCCGTTAAAGATTGGGTCGGGCTGTGCAACACTCGGATCTGACCATCCGATATTGTTTATTAACATAAAATATTAGATCATACGTCATCATTCATCTCCTGGAGCATTATTTTTTATGTTGTTATAGAGCTTCCACATTCTTTCTTTTTGATAGTTTTCTCAGACCATAACAGATGAGTGATTATGGCATGCACGTATACACTCCAGCATATTATTTAAGTGGTTCAACTCTTGAGTAAAAAGTGGTCTCAAATAAGGAGGTCAAAcatccaataaaatattttttatccaTTATGAATTGATCCTAATATCTATCTATGCGGGGATCAGTGTGTTCAACTCAAAGCCACAAAATGATGTATTGGTGAGCTCTATCTTGTACTTTTCAGTCTGGAGTCAACTAAAATGCTTCATTGATACTTCTCTCCATGAAACACAATCGTCCACCAGAACCCTCCCAAAATTGAGGGATTAACTTTTGGGAGGGATCAAGTTAGAGTGGAAACTGTTTCTGAAGAATATCAAGGTTTCGAGAGTCGCAAGCATCAAACATGTCGTTCCAAGATGCACAGCTGCAGAAAACAAAGATTGAACTCAACTACTCTTTTCGACTTTGTAGCAGATTGGATAGTGTTCTTTTTCCCTCATGAGTTAATAAAAAGGACTAGAAAGTTACTCCCCGGAATACCTGAGAGAGAACCTCAAATACTGCCAGGCAATGCTTTTGGATGGATTCTTCATAGGCAGCATTCTTCGTTACAAAAATGCCTTAATTGGGTTGTTGAAATAACCCATAAACGCATCTGAAATCCATCAAAAATCACCATGCTACTCGTTGGTATCATGAATAATGATGTGCCTCCACGCTCTGGTAATCCCTGCTGACACAGTGATACAGAGGTCCCATCCGGTATGAGTCAACTGTCTAGGCGGAGGACAAAATAAAGATGATCAACATCAAGATGTCAAAGGGCTCATCTACGGAGACCGAGCAGAGGTTGACCAGAAGGGCCGGTCGAGCAGACAATGTCCGTTCAGCAATGGGCTTGGCTGACCACCCGCCTAGCTCGGAACAATATGGTATGATCGTCAAACGCTTAGTATGGAgcggcagaacatcagagaccagagCGATTGTCCGATCGAGAGGCGGGGCAACTAACTATACCCAATCGCCGCAAAGAAGAACAACTGAGGCCGACCAAGCGGAGGAGTACTGGGCCGAGCGGTTATCTCGCTCGGCCAATCAACAGGATCACTGACCTATCTCAGGATATCCTTTTGAGAGATAGGGTCGGCGACATGGGGCATGGTCAACAAGCGGATCGTACGGTGACAAATCGGAGGGCGTGCCCACGACCAATTGGAGAACGTGTCTGATACGAATATATTTGGAGGGCTCAAAATGTGATAAGGGAGAAGATGGAGGGCATTTTCGTCATTTCATATTAAGGGTTTTGAGTTTATGAGCACTGTTCACAGAACAGAGGAGGGTGATTCCGGTTCGTGCTTTTGGCCGCCGCAGAGAGGATTTTCTTCCTCCCTTCACGCCCTTCGCTGGCGTCAACGCCAGCCGCCAACcactcctcttctcttcctcgtCTTCGTCCCCTTCCTCCGACGTTTGGAGGAGGTTTTTTCTTCCGTCACCATTTCTTCCACCACAAAGGGGGTTTTTTGGGCTCGCTGGGTTCGCAGCCGCAACCGccagcctccttctcttctctccctctcctcccgcTGGCAGACAGGATCGTGGCCTAGGACGTGGCAGAGGGATGTGGTCGTGTACCCCTCTCCTCCCCGACAAGTTCGTTTTCTCTCTGCCGCGAGGCATGCCGACGGGCCGGGGCCGAGGGGGCTAGGTTTTGGTTCTGCGCCGCCATCTCGAACAGAGAACCTCCACATCTCTTCCGCCACCAGGAGGGAGAGGGAAGAGGAGGGCTTGGTCCGTCGCCTCAGGGAGGCCGACGTCAACTGACGGCTCCGACGCCGCTCCCGCTGCTCCACTTCATGTGTCACACCCTCTTCACGCCATCGTCGCCGCTGGGAGCACGTCGCAGCCCCCTGGCCAGCTGCCTCCATGGCTGCAGGCGCCTCCATACGCCGCGACCAACATGCTCTGCCGCCAACGCGCGCCGCCGCCTCCAGAGGCGCCGACCGCTCGTGCTATTTATCTACACCGGCCTTTGAGTCTGGATGGTGTTCGGCTAGCGAGCCAATCTGGTTCCGGCCATCTAGCCGTTGTGTTTCGCTGCACGCACCGTTATTATGCTTGTGATTTACTGGTATTATCTGGTCTGCGTGCCGTGTGCCGTCCTGTGATCCGCTATCATATCCGGCCTACATGTCGTCTCTTTGGATCTCTGCTGCGTCGGATTCCATGTTGCCGCCCTCAGATCCGGCTCCTTagcttgtaaaataccgaaaatggagAAATCACCTTAAggaaatttttcataatttttgaaaattttctgggaatttttcggagctcgtatgacaaatttacggggataaaattgtaccacgagaaagcctgtttaggctaccccattttagcaaggaaatgtttgatttttttaaaatattttcttttcttttattcttttctttttctttttttctcccATTCGTTTTCTTTCTCTCCCGCCGAACCACTCGCGTGCCCTAACCGCTCCTAGCCGGTCTCCTTTCTCCTCCCACGCATACAAAAAACTGAGCCATCGCCGATCCCCTCTCTTCCTTGcttctcttttcctcttctccgaTCGCGCCGCACCTCTTCCCAATTCtcctctcttccccgacgccACCTCCTCTCCCTCTGCCCTAATCTGAGCTGCGCACATGCCTTAGCGTTTGCCGACGCCACCCCGATCTCCGACACCAGTGATCGACGGTTGCCGCTGTCCGTGAGCCCTAGCCCCGGCCGACCCACGACTCCCTTCTTCCCTCTGTGTAGCCACCGGTCACCACAACCGACGTCGATCCCTCCACCTTAGCGTCGCCACCCTTCTCCTCTTCGGATCTGTGCGTCGACGCTGATCACCAACCATAGGAACACCAGCGTCGATCGCCACCTTGTCACCCGGGTTCCACCTCCTCTCTGCCTTGCTTTCGTTCCCCGTTGTTGTGTTGTTGGCGCACTGTGCCCTAGATCACCGGAAGCCGAGAGCTGGAGAAGGTGACAGCGAGCAGCAGTAATTCGGCTGTGTGATTGAAGGTAAGGGCTTAGGGTTTGGTTCTCGAGTTTGTGCTCTGTTTCTTGTCCTACCGTGAGCAGCGCTTGTGTTGGGTGGAAGGTTATGCTAACTAAGGATGGTGGTCTCTAATTGTAGATTCATTGTGCTGTGATGATTTTTTTGTCTAGGTCTCCAGCAACAGCTACTCCTTCTAGCAGCACCATCCCTAGTTGTGGGTCAACAGTGGTTGCGAATTTAGGTAAGGTGTGTTTTCTTTCGTTGTAGCTTACACCTAGAATGGAAGCTAGGGAATGTTAGTAATGAATTgttcttaatttgatttaaggttaggtttagattttaatctaatcaattagtggaatgattagggtttaaCGAAGTTAGCCCTAGTTGATCAATGGATTAGATTTTAGCCGGgcatttgacttagctaattaatttatgtaattagctaaatcagtATATCAtgtgttacaggactttgattcgagacgggcatcTCGACGAAGGATTTCTGGATTCGATTTTCTATTgaagcgggtactttgacttatctttttagatatatcatttgatatgcatagtagtgtttttaataaatagtaatgattatgtttcttatctgcatcggttggtcactacccgatacttgttactgttggttagtcctaggaaaacgtaccggttccactgtacaaaattttttgtacaagtgtcgaaccttttcttaaataacctattgtgttctttagaagttaaattaggaatcgcagacggaacttaacatcattgattccaaatttaacttatctattcttaatggtttatatttgaatcacaagcggaacttaacactattgattcaaatccacctatattattaatttcattaaatattaatttccgaAATTGACTTCCAgaactgtatggcgaggcacatggctttcttggatatgggggcAACCACCACAtgctagacaaaatcttttaaggaaagctaatatttaatttccttaaataactttaggttaatcaaaaataacaatcgaatcacaaattcgaaaaagaagaaaacacaaactcgaaaaataaattcgataaactagatctaattgtctcttgtatttagaattcttacaaagaaaataactagtatgatgcggaagaaaactactagttataccttctctttgtaagctaatgacctcgagatcttctaccgtatttcttgccttgccttggacgtcgtgtgggcgacgatcctctaagatgaacaccacccaaaagcttcctcctcttcttctaaaatccggtcaccaccaccaccaaagagaagagagcaaaagggaaaagagaagggagagaggggccggccacttgagatctccaagcaaaagaataagagttgtgtctcatgaagcctcctcaccccttcttttatattacttgcccaaggcaaataagggaagaatttttacaaaaattaaaatcttctaagagtttttccttttcccttttaatttttcttcttctgtcctcttgattgaatcaatcgccaacattaattttgtgatgatttttttttaattatggccggccccttgcttgggcaccaagcaaggtggccggccacctcatcaagagaaaaggaaatatatttttttaaaaaaatttacaagaagaaatcctcttataaaatttacaagctctctttcctaaagtaggagttaaaaaaggaaagttataaaaattaaaatcatgttttaaaatttaaaacttctcttataaaatttcctttttaacatgatgatagaaaatttaaattttaaaacttctcttcctttttttctaaaccatgaagatggttaaaaaaggaaagttttaaaaacttttaaattctcttttaaaacatatgacctaattcaaataaagaaaatttttaaatttaaaatctctcttttaaaacttgtagttttcttcaaagagaagattttaaaaattcaaaacatccctcctatttgaattaatcttggtcagcccctacatgcttggtcaccaagcaatagggtcggcccctataaagaggatgtggccgacccttgcttggtcaccaagcattgggccagcccccttcttggacactaagatgggtctttcatttggatggacttgaagctataatgaggctacgacagggacctagaggagaaattgattttggcctttcgatgagcttgagtatcccgtgttcgccccgaacacacaactcaagttcatcaataataactcattccactagagagttattgtcgcactaccgcaccaatcccaaattacattatgagctccttcttatcataagtgtgttagtctccctgtgtttaagataacgaatgttcactaattaagta
This window of the Zingiber officinale cultivar Zhangliang chromosome 3B, Zo_v1.1, whole genome shotgun sequence genome carries:
- the LOC121967727 gene encoding phosphatidylinositol 4-kinase gamma 6-like, with protein sequence MAVSIFNRSISSDYNGSNQSEGKPSGRRRVFVQTETGCVLGIELDRGDNVHTVKRRLQIALNVPTEESSLTVGDLVLKNDLSAVRNDSPLLLTRNALHRSSSTPCLSPTGKDIQQRDRSGPIEILVCSSRCCQTKELVKDVVKAIKIGIDPIPVHSGLGGAYYFRNIKGESVAIVKPTDEEPFAPNNPKGFTGKALGQPGLKRSVRVGETGFREVAAYLLDYDHFANVPPTVLVKITHSVFNVNEAMNYGTSGKGTIDRKRSVVSKIASFQQFIPHDFDASDHGTSSFSVAAVHRIGILDIRIFNTDRHAGNLLVKKCHETTGGFGVQTQLIPIDHGLCLPESLEDPYFEWIHWPQASIPFSEDELKYIANLDPVKDSEMLRMELPMIREACLRVLILSTIFLKEAAVWGLCLADIGEMMSREFKGMEEEPSELEVVCIKVRRLIAERSVFSPVINPHDDDAIQFDIECEEDDALTVKSPSSYYFGSKGKISKNPLSRLDESFEEELEDEVNGDSEVEEHCFYPPSCEWSQHVPSLTASLKGISLTRKNQHCPRASCAATRFHNGGGASKLQVGNSRSANEPMPTSVSFVKLADMGEEEWSAFLEKFQELLQDAFHSRKSGSTGLRQKQRLGTSCQF